The genomic stretch CTCGAGCGACTCGAACGACAGGTGATCAGCGTGCGCGTGCGTGAGCAGCAGCGCGTCGAGCGACGGCAACTTGTCGAGCGCGATACCGGGCGCCGAGACTCGCGGAAGCAGCCGGCCCAGCTTCGGATCGAAGTTGGGATCGGTGAGAATGGTGGCGCCCCCCAGCTCCAGGAGCAGGGTGGCGTGGCCGATGTAGGTGACTTTCACCCGGCCGATCTCATTTTTTTCCGCGTCCGGGATCGGGCGCTTTGACGCCCGACTTCGCACGCTCGCGCGACAGCACGATCTGCTGCGGCAGCGCCGCGATGTTCTGCACCGCGTAATACAGATTCAACCCCGATGCGAAATTCAGGAACATCATCGTAAACATCGCCGGCATCATGTAGCTCATGACCTTCGCCTGCGGATTCGGCGGCGCAGCCTTCATGCCGATCCACGAGAGCAGGAACATCGATGCGCCCATGACGAGCGGAATGATGTAGTACGGATCACGCAGCGAGATGTCCGGCAGCCACAGGAACGACACGCCGCGGAATTCAATCGTGTTCTGAAAGACGAAGTACAGCGCGAAGAGCACGGGCATCGGCAACAACATCGGCAGACAGCCGAGCATTGGGCTGAGCGGGCTCATGCCGTGCGATGCGTACAGCTTGACGAGCGCTTCGCGCTGCTTCTCGGGCTCGTTCTTGTACTTCTTCTGAATCTCCGTGAGCTCGGGCTGCAGGCGCTGCATGCCGATGCTCGTGCGCATCGCCTTTTGATTGAGCGGCCACAGGATGAGCCGAATGCCCACGCCGAACAGCACGAGCACCCAGCCGTAGTTCACGTGGAAGTTGGCCTTCATCCAAAGGAGCACGCGCATCACGATCGTCGCGAACGGCTGCACGATGCCGTGGAGCCAGCCGGCGTACGGATTCACATTCACGAGATCGTTGTCGAGCGCACGCAGCTCCTGAAACGACTGCGGCCCGATGTACATGTCGAATGCGATCTGGGCAGTGCCCGCGGCGAGCGGATAGCTCGTCGTCGCATAGGCCGTCGGCGCCACTCGACCAACGCGTACACCGCCGCGCATCACGAGGCCGCGAAAAACGCCCACGGGTTTTTGCGCGCCGACGGGCTGCATCAGCGCCACGAGCCAATACTTGTCGCGCGCATTCACCCACTGGAACGACCCGGTGTCGGTGCGCACGGTGTTCACGTCGAGCTTGCTGAACGGAACGCTCGTCGGATCGCGAAGCGGCAGCTTGTAACCGAAGGCGAAGTGCCGCTGATCGTCGAGCGTGTCCGCTTCGTTCGACCGAAAGGTCGAAGGAAGATCGATCAGCAGCGCGGATCCCGGCGGCGCATTCGTCACTGTGCCGCGCACCTCGGTGCGCAACCCGTCGCCGACCGGCGTGTACGCGAGCGTGATCGCCGGCGAGCTCGAGGTAAATGTCGTCGTCGCGCCGCTCGTCGCCGAAGTGAACGACACCGTATCGAGCGCGATCGTATCGGCGCCGAGTGCGAGGCGATAGTGCAGCAGTGCGGAGCGCAGTGGTGCGATGATCAGCGTCCCGCCTTTGCTTCCGGGCCTCAAGCTGTGGAACCCCGTGACCTCGACGCGCGCCGGTGCGGCGCCGGGATTGGCGTAGACCTGCTGCGTGCGCGCGCCCTGGACAGTGACGCTGTCGACGGGGCGCTGCGGCCGCGGTTCGCTCATCGAGGGTCCGACCGTCGCCGTCGTTGTCGCCGTCGTGGCCGACGCAGGTGTCGAGGCGGCTGCCGCGGTGCTCGGCGCATTTGTTGGGGCCGGCGGTTCCGCGGCTGTCGACGGCTGCGCCGACGTATCCGGCTTGACCGGACGTCGTGCGGACGGGAAGAGAATCGGCGTCACGACGATGACGATCGCCATCAACGCGAGTGCGAGCAGAGTGCGTCTATCCATTTATCGAGATGCGATTGGTGCTAGGCGTGCTAGGCGTGCGATGCATGCGATGCGTGCTACGGCACTGGGTCGTATCCACCCGGGCGAAACGGATGGCAACGCGCGAGACGACGAATGGCGAGCCAGCCGCCGCGCATCGCGCCATGCTTTTCCAGCGCTTCGATGGCGTAGGCGGAGCAGCTTGGATAATAGCGGCACGATGGCGGCAACATCGGACCCAGCGTCACTTGATATC from Gemmatimonadaceae bacterium encodes the following:
- a CDS encoding YidC/Oxa1 family insertase periplasmic-domain containing protein; this translates as MDRRTLLALALMAIVIVVTPILFPSARRPVKPDTSAQPSTAAEPPAPTNAPSTAAAASTPASATTATTTATVGPSMSEPRPQRPVDSVTVQGARTQQVYANPGAAPARVEVTGFHSLRPGSKGGTLIIAPLRSALLHYRLALGADTIALDTVSFTSATSGATTTFTSSSPAITLAYTPVGDGLRTEVRGTVTNAPPGSALLIDLPSTFRSNEADTLDDQRHFAFGYKLPLRDPTSVPFSKLDVNTVRTDTGSFQWVNARDKYWLVALMQPVGAQKPVGVFRGLVMRGGVRVGRVAPTAYATTSYPLAAGTAQIAFDMYIGPQSFQELRALDNDLVNVNPYAGWLHGIVQPFATIVMRVLLWMKANFHVNYGWVLVLFGVGIRLILWPLNQKAMRTSIGMQRLQPELTEIQKKYKNEPEKQREALVKLYASHGMSPLSPMLGCLPMLLPMPVLFALYFVFQNTIEFRGVSFLWLPDISLRDPYYIIPLVMGASMFLLSWIGMKAAPPNPQAKVMSYMMPAMFTMMFLNFASGLNLYYAVQNIAALPQQIVLSRERAKSGVKAPDPGRGKK
- the yidD gene encoding membrane protein insertion efficiency factor YidD; this translates as MMRTILVAIVRGYQVTLGPMLPPSCRYYPSCSAYAIEALEKHGAMRGGWLAIRRLARCHPFRPGGYDPVP